One Betaproteobacteria bacterium DNA segment encodes these proteins:
- a CDS encoding uroporphyrinogen-III synthase → MIRDAISGDPADAERLGTGTGRKACSLPAPTRFLPACRAMPDALPLSGMTIVVTRPRQQGESTAKALRSAGASAIEMPVLEITPLACMIDLGVLTKAYAAIFVSVNAVEHGLPCLRAHGALAKGTLIMSIGHATATALRDAGIERVVSPQQNIDSEGLLALPQLQQVQGQTIILMRGHSLAGGRNLLEETVGTRRHGGAAGVLSKKRFDSAACANRIAGQVDENPIRRDGAECGNVG, encoded by the coding sequence ATGATTCGCGATGCGATTTCGGGCGATCCGGCGGACGCCGAGCGACTCGGCACTGGCACTGGCCGCAAGGCTTGCTCGCTGCCGGCGCCGACAAGATTCTTGCCAGCTTGTCGCGCAATGCCTGATGCGTTGCCCTTGTCGGGCATGACAATCGTGGTGACACGCCCGCGACAGCAGGGCGAATCAACCGCAAAAGCGCTGCGCAGTGCCGGTGCGTCGGCGATCGAGATGCCGGTGCTGGAGATAACGCCACTGGCATGCATGATCGATCTCGGCGTCCTGACCAAGGCGTACGCAGCCATTTTCGTCAGCGTCAATGCGGTCGAGCACGGCCTGCCCTGCCTGCGTGCACACGGCGCGCTGGCCAAAGGCACCCTGATCATGTCAATCGGTCACGCGACCGCGACGGCTTTGCGCGATGCCGGAATCGAACGTGTTGTGTCACCGCAACAGAATATCGACAGCGAGGGCCTGCTGGCGCTGCCGCAATTGCAGCAGGTGCAGGGGCAAACTATCATCCTGATGCGGGGTCATAGCCTCGCTGGCGGGCGCAACCTGCTGGAAGAGACTGTCGGAACGCGGCGCCACGGTGGTGCCGCTGGAGTGCTATCAAAGAAACGATTTGATTCCGCCGCGTGCGCAAATCGAATCGCTGGTCAAGTTGATGAAAACCCGATTCGCCGTGATGGCGCTGAGTGTGGAAACGTTGGATAG